Genomic DNA from Corallococcus silvisoli:
AGGAGCGGGTGCGCTCGCTCACCACGCTGTCGGGCGAGATCGCCCACGAGCTGAAGAACCCGCTGGCGAGCGTGAAGGGGCTGGCGGCGATGATCGCCCGCGAGGTGGAGGGCCGGCCGGCGGAGCGGCTGGCGGTGCTGCGCAGGGAGGTGGACCGGATGCAGGAGATCCTGGAGGGGTTCCTCAACTTCTCCCGGCCGCTGCTGCCCCTCAACGAAGCGCACGTGCCGCTGGATGCCCTCTGCCGGCAGGTCGCGGAGCTGCACGAGGGGATGGCCGGAGAGCGGGGCGTGGGGCTCCGCGTCGTGGAGGGAGCGCCGGTGGAGGCCTGGTGTGACGCGCGCAAGGTGCGGCAGGTGATGATCGACGTGGTGCAGAACGCGCTCGAGGCCGCCCCTCGCGGCACCACGGTGGAGCTCCAGGCGCGGGCGACGCCGGAGGGAGGAGGCCGGGTGGAGGTGCGGGACCGGGGGCCGGGCGTGGCGGAGTCGCTGCGCGAGCGCGTCTTCGAGCCGGGCATTACCACCAAGCCCCAGGGCTCCGGCCTGGGACTCGCGCTATCACGGGCCTTGATGCGCCAGCACGGCGGCGAGCTGAGCCTGCGCGCGCGCGAGGGCGGGGGCTGCGTGGCGGAGCTGTTCCTCCCGGCGGCGCCCCAGCAGGCGGAAGCCCCGCGAACGGAGGCCCTGACATGAAGGCGCGGGTAGTCTGCGCGACGGCCAAGGCGGCCGAGGCCCGCCTGGAAGCCGTTCAGACGGAGGGGCGCACATGAAGGCGCGGGTGCTGGTGGCGGATGACGACGCGGGCGTGCGCTACACGCTGCGTGGCCTGCTGGAGGACGACGGGCTCACCGTCGAGGAAGCCGTGGACGGAGAGGCCGCGCTCGCGCGCCTGGACGCGGAGCCCCCCGTGGACCTGGTGCTCAGCGACCTGCGCATGCCGCGCCTGGACGGCCTGGAGCTGCTGCGCCGCATCCGCGCGCGCCCCCATGCGCCTCGCCTCATCCTCATCACCGCGCACGGCTCCGAGCGCCACGCCGTGGAGGCGATGAAGCTGGGCGCGCTGGACTACTTCCGCAAACCCTTCGACGTGGACGACGTGCTGGCGGTGGTGCGCCGCGCGCTGGGGCAGGTCCGGCTCGAAGCGGAGAACGAGCGGCTGTCCGGCGAAGTGAACCTGCTGCGCTCGCTGGTCTTCGTGTCGCCCGCGATGGCGCGCCTGTCCCTGCTCATCCAGCGCGTGGGCCCCCGCGACGTCACCGTGCTCATCACGGGAGAGAGCGGCACCGGCAAGGAGCGCGTCGCGGAGGCCCTGGTGCGCGCCTCCCCGCGCGCGGACAAGGCCTACGTGCGCTTCAACTGCGCGGCCCTCACGCCGGAGCTCGCGGAGGCGGAGCTCTTCGGTCACGCGAGAGGCGCCTTCACCGGCGCCGTGCGCTCCCGGCAAGGCCTCTTCCGCGAGGCCTCGGGAGGCACCCTCCTGCTGGACGAAGTGGGCGAGCTGGCCCTGCCCCTCCAGGCGAAGCTGCTGCGCGTCCTCCAGGAAGGCGAGGTGCGGCCCGTGGGCGAGGACCGCGCCTTCCCAGTCGACGTCCGCGTCCTCGCCGCCACCCACCGGGACCTGCCCCAACGCGTGGCGGAGGGCCGCTTCCGCGAGGACCTCTACTACCGCCTCAAGGTCGTGACGCTCCAGGTGCCCCCCCTGCGAAGCCGGCCGGAGGACATCGCCGCGCTCGCGAGCCACTTCCTCGCGCGTCACACCGAGCGCTTCCGCATGCCGCCCGTGCCGCTGACGCCCGCGGTCCTGGAGCGACTCACCGCCCATCCGTGGCCCGGCAACGTGCGGGAGCTGGAGAACGCCCTGGAGAGCGCCGTGGTGCTGTCCGCCGATGGAACCCTGGACCTGGAGCAGCTGCCCGGAGGCCTCCGCGCACCCTCGGTCCCGGCCGCGTCCGGCGGCGCCACCCTGCGGGAGCGGATGGACGCGCACGAGCGCGAGCTCATCCTCGCGGCGCTGGCGGCATCGAAGGGCCAGCGCACGGAGGCCGCGCGCGCGCTGGGCATCGGCCGCGCCACGCTGCACGACAAGCTGCGCAAGCACGGACTCCAGGGCGAGGACGACGAAC
This window encodes:
- a CDS encoding sensor histidine kinase, with the protein product MHSLPQPTAAGVEQVQREAFSRMFRQVTKVLTFLSPLPVVLVSLGLVGDTAVWRRVCVGVALGLVVVGLGIVASWRREPVVATEPGTMLPWVTFPLFTVMNLSLGGLESPLIPLVLPVSLATAILFPAARAHRWAGYLLVLLGVQAAVTFTGAVADLVPPLFGGGRRAGHGDALLWTMLTVTAFLVVWANFIGTTLRRTFRGMVRTALDARDDALKTHEERVRSLTTLSGEIAHELKNPLASVKGLAAMIAREVEGRPAERLAVLRREVDRMQEILEGFLNFSRPLLPLNEAHVPLDALCRQVAELHEGMAGERGVGLRVVEGAPVEAWCDARKVRQVMIDVVQNALEAAPRGTTVELQARATPEGGGRVEVRDRGPGVAESLRERVFEPGITTKPQGSGLGLALSRALMRQHGGELSLRAREGGGCVAELFLPAAPQQAEAPRTEALT
- a CDS encoding sigma-54-dependent transcriptional regulator produces the protein MKARVLVADDDAGVRYTLRGLLEDDGLTVEEAVDGEAALARLDAEPPVDLVLSDLRMPRLDGLELLRRIRARPHAPRLILITAHGSERHAVEAMKLGALDYFRKPFDVDDVLAVVRRALGQVRLEAENERLSGEVNLLRSLVFVSPAMARLSLLIQRVGPRDVTVLITGESGTGKERVAEALVRASPRADKAYVRFNCAALTPELAEAELFGHARGAFTGAVRSRQGLFREASGGTLLLDEVGELALPLQAKLLRVLQEGEVRPVGEDRAFPVDVRVLAATHRDLPQRVAEGRFREDLYYRLKVVTLQVPPLRSRPEDIAALASHFLARHTERFRMPPVPLTPAVLERLTAHPWPGNVRELENALESAVVLSADGTLDLEQLPGGLRAPSVPAASGGATLRERMDAHERELILAALAASKGQRTEAARALGIGRATLHDKLRKHGLQGEDDEQER